One bacterium DNA segment encodes these proteins:
- a CDS encoding type II TA system antitoxin MqsA family protein: MKTCAICGSNDIIRQENQQETIEFKVGNKKKPLNLTGLSWSKCQNCGECYLNPQDCKIESQKILEALKEDRQKRGLLTAEEIKGIRESLGYTQDQLDKLLGLGSKSFARWETYKVDQSKSADLLLRAIKKGGKDFLIELINERKIA; the protein is encoded by the coding sequence ATGAAAACTTGTGCAATATGCGGTTCTAATGACATCATCAGACAAGAAAATCAGCAAGAAACAATAGAATTTAAAGTCGGCAATAAGAAAAAGCCTTTAAATTTAACCGGACTGTCTTGGTCTAAATGCCAAAATTGCGGAGAATGCTATTTGAATCCTCAAGATTGTAAAATTGAATCACAAAAAATACTTGAAGCTCTTAAAGAAGATCGACAAAAACGAGGACTTTTAACAGCAGAAGAAATAAAAGGAATAAGGGAATCTCTGGGATATACACAAGATCAGCTGGATAAACTTTTAGGATTAGGATCAAAATCCTTTGCTCGATGGGAAACTTATAAAGTCGATCAGTCTAAAAGTGCTGATTTACTTTTAAGAGCAATTAAAAAAGGCGGCAAAGATTTTTTAATTGAGTTAATCAATGAAAGAAAAATTGCTTAG
- a CDS encoding type II toxin-antitoxin system RelE/ParE family toxin — MIKSFKHKGLEKLFLDDDASGINSEHIEKVQNILLTIDSAFVIHDLALPSYKLHPLKGNMKDLWSVTVRANWRITFKFENGNAYILNYEDYH; from the coding sequence ATGATTAAAAGTTTTAAACATAAAGGTTTAGAAAAATTATTTCTTGACGATGACGCATCAGGAATTAATTCTGAACACATAGAAAAAGTTCAGAATATTCTTTTAACTATTGATTCGGCATTTGTTATACATGATTTGGCTCTTCCTTCGTATAAATTGCATCCGTTAAAAGGAAATATGAAAGACCTTTGGTCGGTTACAGTCAGAGCAAACTGGCGAATAACTTTTAAATTTGAAAATGGAAACGCTTATATATTAAATTACGAAGACTATCACTAA
- a CDS encoding aminotransferase class I/II-fold pyridoxal phosphate-dependent enzyme gives MQAAIDIKSLYSDYVKTLETYIMFRIKQEMIRLTPELKAKNRTPINLSIGAPTQAPPEFVINELKNCLNETGIHSYSVPKGEIYFLEAVAQRMKKRFGVDLDPKTEIFSLIGSKEGLSHIFRCLVNPTLNEKEQDIILIPDPGYASFKEQIKVIGGKAYSIPLTYENNFMPDLKELMKKLENEGFSPDKVKALVINYPNNPLGATATREYLKQVVDFCRERNILLISDAAYADMYFDDQEPPASIFEFEGAKDIAIEFHSLSKPYSMTGWRIGWACGNKDAVGILGKLKSTVDTGVFKAIQKASAKILVSDEGDEYIKKANAMYQKKQEILVNGFKELGWDIESLIIPKATFYLWLPIPERFKDSEEFCQKVLETSGVVIVPGTGFGDNGEGFFRLSIVAEDDDLYKVIERLKEDGFSWN, from the coding sequence ATGCAAGCCGCTATCGACATTAAAAGTCTATATTCTGACTATGTTAAAACCCTTGAAACATATATTATGTTTCGTATAAAACAGGAGATGATTAGACTCACTCCGGAGCTTAAAGCTAAAAACAGAACCCCTATAAATCTTAGTATTGGAGCGCCTACACAGGCTCCGCCAGAATTTGTAATAAATGAACTTAAAAATTGCCTTAATGAAACAGGTATTCATTCCTATTCAGTGCCAAAAGGCGAAATTTATTTTCTTGAAGCTGTTGCTCAAAGAATGAAAAAAAGATTCGGAGTTGATTTAGATCCAAAAACAGAAATATTTTCTTTAATAGGTTCAAAAGAAGGACTCTCTCATATTTTCAGATGCCTCGTAAATCCGACCTTAAATGAGAAAGAACAGGATATAATTTTGATTCCAGACCCGGGATATGCTTCTTTTAAAGAACAAATCAAGGTTATAGGAGGAAAAGCTTACTCCATTCCTCTAACATACGAAAACAACTTTATGCCTGATCTTAAAGAATTGATGAAAAAACTTGAGAATGAAGGATTTTCTCCTGACAAAGTAAAAGCTCTTGTAATAAACTACCCTAATAATCCGCTTGGGGCCACTGCAACAAGAGAATATTTGAAACAGGTTGTTGATTTTTGCAGAGAAAGAAATATTTTATTAATAAGTGACGCAGCTTATGCTGATATGTACTTTGATGATCAGGAGCCTCCTGCCAGTATTTTTGAATTCGAAGGTGCAAAAGATATTGCAATTGAATTCCACAGCCTGAGCAAGCCTTACAGCATGACGGGATGGAGAATTGGCTGGGCATGTGGAAACAAAGACGCTGTCGGAATCCTTGGTAAACTAAAATCAACTGTTGATACAGGTGTATTCAAAGCAATTCAAAAAGCATCCGCAAAAATTTTAGTTTCTGATGAAGGCGATGAATACATAAAAAAAGCTAACGCAATGTACCAGAAAAAGCAGGAAATCCTTGTAAACGGCTTTAAAGAGCTTGGATGGGATATTGAAAGTTTGATTATTCCAAAAGCAACATTTTATTTGTGGCTGCCTATTCCTGAAAGATTCAAGGATTCAGAAGAATTTTGCCAGAAAGTGCTGGAAACTTCAGGGGTAGTAATAGTGCCGGGAACAGGCTTTGGCGACAACGGAGAAGGATTCTTCAGGCTTTCTATTGTTGCTGAGGATGATGATCTTTATAAAGTCATAGAAAGACTCAAAGAAGACGGCTTTAGCTGGAATTAA
- a CDS encoding type II toxin-antitoxin system MqsR family toxin, with translation MEKRKSHYNLEEVKSFILQGNYQITKVASRNAEKDFSLLPDEIIEIIDTLENIDLYKSMTVNENNKLWQDVYHKAIINKGTAYIKLQILDNESVIIQFKRK, from the coding sequence ATGGAAAAGAGAAAATCTCATTATAATTTAGAAGAAGTAAAATCCTTTATCCTTCAAGGTAATTATCAGATTACAAAAGTTGCTTCTCGTAATGCCGAAAAAGATTTCTCGCTTCTGCCTGATGAAATTATTGAAATCATCGATACACTTGAAAATATTGATTTGTATAAATCGATGACGGTTAATGAAAATAACAAATTATGGCAAGACGTTTATCATAAAGCAATAATAAACAAAGGAACGGCTTACATTAAACTTCAAATATTAGATAATGAATCAGTAATAATTCAATTTAAAAGAAAATAA
- a CDS encoding HigA family addiction module antitoxin: MQMKNPPHPGKILKQECLEPLGLSITEAALKLGISRTTLSEIVNGKSGISSLMALKLAKAFNTTPEFWINMQSHYDLAQARKTANLDDVQVMYG; this comes from the coding sequence ATGCAAATGAAAAATCCGCCGCATCCGGGAAAAATATTAAAACAAGAATGTCTCGAGCCTTTAGGCTTATCAATAACCGAGGCAGCTTTGAAGCTGGGAATATCAAGAACTACATTATCAGAAATAGTCAACGGCAAATCAGGTATCAGTTCTTTAATGGCTTTAAAACTTGCGAAGGCATTTAATACTACTCCTGAATTTTGGATTAATATGCAATCTCATTATGATTTAGCTCAGGCAAGAAAAACCGCTAATCTTGATGATGTTCAGGTTATGTACGGATAA